A portion of the Lolium rigidum isolate FL_2022 chromosome 1, APGP_CSIRO_Lrig_0.1, whole genome shotgun sequence genome contains these proteins:
- the LOC124694438 gene encoding uncharacterized protein LOC124694438 yields MAELSWLTALGFAFLTFNSGMAIYRSKGDAGSILFVAFSYLDLLALFACLRHYERLDRHSPRREKVKAAVWSLTTLLTVMFSYKVAELIPLAVKLLVWAMAAATTCGGFYAFFIHDDKEFQLQQQDVAERGQGAANY; encoded by the coding sequence atgGCGGAGTTATCGTGGCTCACGGCGCTAGGCTTCGCCTTCCTGACCTTCAACTCCGGCATGGCCATCTACCGCTCCAAGGGCGACGCGGGGTCCATCCTCTTCGTCGCCTTCTCCTACCTCGACCTGCTGGCCCTCTTCGCCTGCCTGCGCCACTACGAGCGCCTGGACCGCCACTCCCCTCGCCGCGAGAAGGTCAAGGCCGCCGTCTGGTCGCTCACCACGCTCCTCACCGTCATGTTCAGCTACAAGGTCGCCGAGCTCATACCCCTCGCCGTCAAGCTCCTCGTCTgggccatggccgccgccaccacctgcgGGGGCTTCTACGCCTTCTTCATCCACGACGACAAGGAGTTCCAGCTGCAGCAGCAGGACGTCGCCGAGCGCGGCCAGGGCGCCGCCAACTACTAG